The Anolis sagrei isolate rAnoSag1 chromosome 6, rAnoSag1.mat, whole genome shotgun sequence genome includes the window CCTGAATATAAATGTCTTTAAGAAGTGACCAACaggtttctgtttttttttaaaaaaaaaccaatgaaggAAAATCTGCTACTTTTGAAAGTAATCTGTGTCACCCCAAAGCACCTGTTCTCCTCAGGAAGACCTTTCTTATATTCAATCAGTGTTCCTCTTTTTAATTTGAATCTCTTGTTTGAATCAtattttctggagcagcagaaaggaagtttATTAGTATGACACAATTAAATCTCCCAACAACCAGGATAGatcacaaaaaagcaaaacaatataacTCCCCTCTAACATACAGgtccacaggcccgtagccaggatttcgattcggggggggggggggctgagtttgtttcgggagggggggctgagtctgagtgaaagagggtctaccctagtatcgttaccccaatacccccatgcatatgggatatattgagtatggtgatcagataatgatatgaataaacgtaacagtttaaataatgcaccagtaaggcctttttgcgaaccaccatgagaatttgggggggggggggctgaagcccctcgagccccccccccccggctacatgcctgcaggtCCATGCAGGTGTTTACTTATATTGTAAGGACACGGCTGTCATATGTGAGATCTCAGAATCTTCTCTGTCTCCTTAAGGATTTCTAGCATAGCCTGCTTTTTACACTCCACAAAAACTGCTGTGTCTCTTCCTCAGCTAGTATAATGTCTAGGATGGGAGGTTGCTTATCTGTTTTGATAGCTGGGAGTAGACACAGCAAGACAAATAGTTATGTAGGCTAAATGTCATTTGTTTATTGAATTCAGACTGTTTGTGTCTCAAAAAGAGGCAACATGTCAGGGATGTTTTGTTTGTCAGTGTTTAGTGCCAGATTATGATACAGTTATGATCTGTTGTAAAATGCATATACAGCTGGCATTTTATGATGGAAAAAGGCGTGAGTGGCCAGTAAGCAACATTTGCCCCCCACATCACATCTGCTAAGTTAAAAAACTTTTGCTAAGATGGTTTTGCATATTTTACAAAGGTTTTGCTTGTTTGCATTCATCAAAGAGAAAATGTGGATGTATTCATGTGTCTTGGCAGTGTTATTGTTCCTGTATGTACACAAGTAAGCAGGCAAAGCTCATGAATGCTGGGAAAACTATTTGTATACATGGAAGTTTCTCAGTTCTGCCTTTCATCTTCAGATAATATAAAAATGCCGTGTATGTATTCTTGTGAGAAGAGTGAAAATGGGGTAGCATTGGAAATGGACTAGATGGAATGTCTGCTTTCTAATTCCTTTTTGCTAGGAGCCAGGTGCTCAAACGGCGGAGACACGTCTGTTGGTCTGTCTGTCTGATGTAAATGCTGTCTGTGTGCTGCTGGGTTAGTAGGGTCCAGTTTGTCTGTTTGTGTAGATGGGATGTTTTGGTGCAGTCAGGCTGGAAGCCAAATAGGTCACAGCCTCCCTcttcttgtttgtttttcattctcTTGGCTATCCAAGAACATTAATTGGAACCTTGTTTCATTCCTTTCCATATACTGCAGTACACAGATTTAACCCTAGGTTGCAACCCCAAGCACGGGGTCACTGATCCTAAATTGTGTTAGacaggtagagagagagagagagagagagagagaatggtggAGTAAATGTCTGCAATCACCTCTACCCAGAAAAACTGTTGACTCTGAAGAATAACCTTGCTGCAAATCATTGGAAGTATAGTTGTGCTGCTATTTTATAGTGAGAGGTAGTGACATAGTAACAGATCTTGCTAGGCTATAATCAAACTTTGGCTTAAAGCAAAGAAAACAGTACGGTAGTTGTCTTTGACCAGCAAAGTGCCAGGATTTTTCCAAGACACATTGCTGCTAGCATTATCAAAAGCCATGAATCTGGCCTTGATTGGGAAATTTGTGCCAGGAAACGAATACCGACAGTCCATCTCTTCACCTATTTTTCCTCTTTTACTACAGTACTGCTGACCTGGGTGAACTGTGCTAGTGTACGTTGGGCCACACGTGTCCAGGATATCTTCACAGCAGGAAAACTGCTGGCACTGGGGCTCATCATTGTCATGGGAGTCGTGCAGATCTGCAAAGGTGAGACCCAGACTGAACAGGCAAAGTAGGAGCCAGGATTTCCCTAACATGCTCTACTTGTTCACTCAGGGGGAATAAGCTCCATGATTTAAAAACCTCCATTCTTTAATAAGCTGATTTAGAGAGTGGATTGGTTTCCATAGTTTCTTGCCCTAGTTGGCATTGAAAAGTACAAGAattaggagagagaaagagaacaatCCACATCTACCAGTCTAATGAACGCTTTCTTCTCTCCACAGGTGAATACTTCTGGCTGGAGCCAAAACATGCCTTTGAGTTCTTCCAGACGCCAGATGTGGGACTGGTGGCTCTCGCCTTTTTACAGGGCTCTTTTGCCTACGGGGGCTGGAACTTCCTCAACTATGTCACAGAAGAGCTTGTTGACCCTTACAAGTGAGCCAGGGACAACCTAATAGCAGAGAAGGGGTTAGAGGCTCACCTTCATACTTGTTTCTCCTCTTCCACCACAACTCTTTTTCTACACAGGAACCTGCCTCGTGCCATCTTCATCTCCATTCCCCTGGTCACCTTTGTCTACGTCTTCGCCAATGTGGCTTATGTCACTGCCATGTCACCCCAAGAGTTGCTGGCCTCTAATGCTGTTGCAGTGGTGAGGCCCCATGTCTATCCCATTGTGCAAATTCCCTTTCCTCCCAAAGTTCCAAAGGGGATCACAGCTAATAACCTATTCTCTATTCATTTcgtcctagacatttggggagAAGTTATTAGGCGTCATGGCTTGGATCATGCCCATCTCTGTTGCCCTTTCCACATTTGGAGGAGTCAATGGATCACTCTTCACTTCCTCTAGGTAAGTTAAGATTACTTTCAAGCAGACATAACAAGAGCCAGTTTGGATTAACCCAAAGGTCTGTTTAGTGCATTCTGTTTACACAGTGGCCAATCTGTTGCTATGGGAAGCCCACTAGAGGGACAAGAGTACATTTGAATCTCTCATTTCATGCAATCCCCCCCTCCCGAACTGATTTTTGAGCTGTTAATTCTAGAGGTGACAAATAGCCATCCTGACTAGTAGCCATTGATGACTTCATCCTTCATGAATGTATCCACTTGCCTTTTGAAGCCATCTAAATTGTGGCTTGGAGTTCCGAAGCTTTACAGTTTATGTGAATTTCTCATTCAATTTTGGCTTTTATTTGATTAGAGCAAGAAAGCTCCCTTTATATCTTCTGCACACCATGCATAGTTTTACACCATTCCATCACTATTTTCCTAAAGCCTTGTAATGTTCCCTTATCCCTATTGTGGATACTTTTGGTTACAATTTTTTTTACACATTTTGTagttttattactttttttaagTGCAGTGGCCAGGATCTTGCTCATGTATAGGTCCCATATTTTGAAGTCTGCAACTTTCAGGTTCTTTAACAGTACCCACCACCCATACCTACACTGCTCCCCATGTCTTTATAAGTGCTGCCACTCTGACATACTGTGACATACCACCTACATTAGGATTGGAGAAATATGGTAGTATTTTAAGGTTGATTAATTTTAATGTGGTATTGttttatgtattgatgatgtgaATTACATTTTCCTTTAATAGTGATTGATGTATCTGTATTTATTGCACCATATgtatttgtaagccaccccgagttcattttgggagatggtggcagggtagaaataaagttcatttatttatttaacctatTTGAGCATTTTCTAGTCTTTCTTGAGTCACAATCTAGTTCAGAGTGTGTTTTCATATCATCCCTAGTGTGGATTAAAACAGATCAACAATCTTACATGTCCTTGTTTGTATTTCTGATAACATCTTTCCATCATTCCCAGGCTCTTTTTTGCTGGAGCACGGGAAGGACACCTCCCCAGTGTACTGGCTATGATTCATGTGCGACGCTGCACTCCCATCCCTGCCTTACTCTTCACTGTGAGTTGATAGCAGAGAGACTGGGAGGGGGTGGGATTAGGGTGCTCAGATGGTATGTGGGCTGAGGGGGTGAGTATATAGCAGGAAAGGACTGAAGTGGCTGCAACTACGGACTCTGGGAAAGGCATTTTTAGAAGAATTATTGGGACCAGTGAGCAGATGATGTCATTTTTGGCAAACTAGGATGCCTAAAGTAATTCCTTTACATCCACATGTTTCCTTATTTTCACTCTTTGCTTGTCTTCGGCAGTGCCTTTCAACATTGCTGATGCTGGTTACAAGTGACATATATACCCTGATCAATTATGTGGGCTTCATCAACTACCTCTTCTATGGGGTGACTGTGGCTGGCCAAGTTGTGCTACGCTGGCGGGAACCTCACCGACCTCGTCCCATCAAGGTAAAGAGCCCCTGCCACATGACCCTTGCCATCTGTTTATCAGCTGATGCATCCTCTTCTTACACCAGTTTTGCTTTCCCCAGGAGCCATTTGTGGTGGGTTAAGTTATTACTGATTTAAAGCAAGTTGGAAACATTTTGAATTCATAATGTTTACGATAACAAGTAGAACATAACTAAATAGAGATTTATACCATTCAGGAATATAATCCTGAAGTCCAGTTTTTATAGTATAGTACCGTGTTTCTCCAGGAAACATCAGTTCAAGACTACTGGAGTTATAGTGATAATGCTTGACCAAAAAATATCTTGTAACTTGAACTTGTAGGAGTAACTTGTAACTTTAATACAATCTTTTTGACAAAGTCATGGATATGTTTTAAGAGACTGAGTTGACTTATATATAGAAATACCTGTAGAACCAAAAAAACAGTTAATATGACTtaaattttgaaaagaaaataatttaggCTACATTCCAAACACTTCAATTATGAACAGTGAGTGGGCCCTATTTCCTAGTAAACATACATAAGATAAAATCTAATTTTCAATTTTAATAAAAATTTGGTTTGCATCCACTTGCGTCCTTCATAGCCTCCGTTCAACAGACATATTAGGATTGTTTTGTccataaaatgttttattttcatgAGCATCTACTCTGTAGGGTCAAATGTTAGGGTCTTTCCCATCACTTGTCACCTGATCCTTTTGGGTAGCCAAACTGGGGACCAAGCCTTCTGCATGAAAAGCATGAACTCTACCCACTGTGATGGCTCCTCCCACCTCTGCCAACCAACCCCTTGCTAGACAAGAAGACCCCCCATCACCCCTTTCCCTGAATCCCTTTTTCCTACTGTTCCCACCTGGACCAAACCCATCTTCTCCTTCCCAGGTGAGCCTGTTCTTCCCCATAATTTACCTGCTGTTCTGGGCCTTCCTGTTGGTGTTCAGCTTATGGTCAGAACCCGTGGTTTGTGGCATTGGTCTGGCCATCATGCTGACAGGAGTCCCTGTCTACTTCCTGGGGGTGCACTGGGAGCACAAACCACCCGCCATCCACACGTTTATTGGTGAGTAATGGGCAGACCGAGGGGAGAGCAGATGGATGAAAGTGTGTAGGTGTGCTGAGATCATAGGTTTTGTGGTCTTCCTGTTAAAACTCATCTCTTTACCCCTTCTTCTTACAGATGTAGTCACACGGGCAGGACAGAAGCTTTGTCTTGTTGTGTATCCAGAGATGGGTACAGAGCAACCAGAAAACAACCTCAGTAAAGAGACCAAAGAGCAACTTGAGCCAATGTGTGGAACCGAACCCCTCAGCACTGAGCTATTTTACTCCCTGGGAGGGGAGGAGCAGCAGCCAGCCACGGACTGCACAGTGCCGCCTCTGTTGGGTTTGAAATGAATTGGAGCACCTTGCTCCCACTTTGCTCTTTACAGCACCACATCCTTGGACTggaatggctgtgaatgcctcactgtcacccctttccttccagtgGCAAAGCCTTGCTGGGTCTGGTGAACCCACACTCGCCATTCCCCACCTTCAGTGCCCTTTGCTGGAGCTGGAAAAAAACCGGGAGCTTTCTTCACAGCCTGCAGTCCCACAGTCAGGTCCCCTCACACCCTGCTGGAAGGGGCTCCCTTGTTGTTGCCTTATATTGCTGGAATATTTTCATTGGTTTTGAACCTCATTGGGAGGGAAAGTCAGTCCCTCTCAGTTTTTGTGTCCTTGTATTTTtcacttctctctttttctctttttttgatgTAATAAATTAAACTCAACTTGCCCTGTCTATTTTCTTAAATGCAGGATGCTGACACATTATTCAGGACACACAGAATTCCAGGCTTGCTAAGACACCAACCACTTGGTCAAAACTTGCACTTTGATGGAAACTCATACATTGCTGCATGCAGTTTTTCAAAAACAAGTTTTTCAAAAATCAAAATGTCTAGAAAATAGCAGGAAGGCTCTGTCATGCTTGTTTCTTAATATAGACTTATACGGGGATCACAGCCATTGTTTCTGCTGAGAAAATGCTGGTGTTATGTATTAATCTCTGTGGGATGTGAATATTTACATAATGTGAATGGACCAGCTTGCTCTTGACCtttaaaaatgtaagaaaatGATAGTAGGACATGAACAGATATCCCTCTAGATTTTATAAACACACCTGTTGTTTCCTTCAGCAGTAGCCACTCTGGCTACTGGTGAGGTAGGATGGAAATAAAAACAGCCAAAAACATTTCAAGTGCAGCTAGTCTTCAGACTGCTAGATACAGTACAGCCATTATGGCACAGGTTGTcttattttcagtttttttctgatcATAGAGTACACGGAATTTATCTTTTTCACTTgcagattaaatataaataatgcaCCACATGGTTCCAAAGCTTTGGGGGCAGAATTCAAAAACACTTCAGAgtaaaaagcacagcagaagtgAAGGAGGAAGGTTTGTCAGACTGGTTCTGCAGGCAGAAGCCACTCCCATCAGGATAAGCTATAGTACCACAAAGTGCACACACCTCAAAATGCACACCACATGGCAACTGcgagaaaagaaatgaaatgagaGTCATATAAGTTTCTGAGGTTCAGCAATCCATATCCACTAACCATATTCAAACATTACACACAATTTTTTTCTCATTATGGATTCTGGGTTaatgtaaaatgaaaataataaaaagtgtGGCCATGCAGGGAGCCTTGCGCTCGACCCTTGCCCCTTCCAAGCTCGGCGGGGGTGAGGGTCGAGCACAAGGCTCCACGCATGGCCAGGCCATCCAGGGAACCTTTGCAGCTTAACCATTGCCCCTGCTGAGCTCAGAAGGGGCTGGGCCGATCGGTAGGCTTCCTGCATGTCCTGGCTCTCACTgtgcaagtttgatccaggtccatcattggttgaggttGGTTTcacggtgttctctggatgtaggtgaattacatctcccataaatcactgtcaattcttcccaatcccctccagtattttctattagtcactggagttctgtgtgccaagttggtccaggtctgtaattcgtagggatctcagtggtctgtggaatcctttatttgtaccccactagcatctcccgaaggattcgatgcggcttacagcaggccgaagcctaaaacaatacagcaatacaatacatagcaaataaaacagtcaagcaaaaacaatgacaatagcaacacgacaagacattattaaaaactgagttgGCCGAAgtagggtacagggttaaaagtgctgatgtgtcggaggggtgtgggattataaCATGTTATTTTCAAACTAGTTAGTTCCATCAGTAGATT containing:
- the SLC7A8 gene encoding large neutral amino acids transporter small subunit 2, whose translation is MEDGARRRGGAEKNSTNSDKSDGGGVALKKEIGLMSACGIIVGNIIGSGIFVSPKGVLENAGSVGLALIVWIVTGLITAVGALCYAELGVTIPKSGGDYSYVKDIFGGLAGFLRLWIAVLVIYPTNQAVIALTFSNYVLQPLFPTCFPPETGLRLLAGVCLLLLTWVNCASVRWATRVQDIFTAGKLLALGLIIVMGVVQICKGEYFWLEPKHAFEFFQTPDVGLVALAFLQGSFAYGGWNFLNYVTEELVDPYKNLPRAIFISIPLVTFVYVFANVAYVTAMSPQELLASNAVAVTFGEKLLGVMAWIMPISVALSTFGGVNGSLFTSSRLFFAGAREGHLPSVLAMIHVRRCTPIPALLFTCLSTLLMLVTSDIYTLINYVGFINYLFYGVTVAGQVVLRWREPHRPRPIKVSLFFPIIYLLFWAFLLVFSLWSEPVVCGIGLAIMLTGVPVYFLGVHWEHKPPAIHTFIDVVTRAGQKLCLVVYPEMGTEQPENNLSKETKEQLEPMCGTEPLSTELFYSLGGEEQQPATDCTVPPLLGLK